The proteins below come from a single Pieris brassicae chromosome 1, ilPieBrab1.1, whole genome shotgun sequence genomic window:
- the LOC123712585 gene encoding gamma-taxilin gives MEATDELSKENSEPAVKENNVEQKLIPPQDPPKKSKKGDRLNQDDKNMEQLMKSLNSIPTIEEKLAFVCKKYIQGADENRKMQFYIKQSDKRYALLVKEKDQLQHEYNKTILVKSKLENLCRELQKHNKAIKEESLLKIREEEERRKETQAKFQNTLSEITALLQQNNEKNAKLRDDNISMTEKFKSVVQQYQLREQQVDKMAKQMALESQLSDAKLQKSALEHQAEKERLLAEAEHMKVTLAQYRAKIMELQGTETALKGQLAVYTDKYDEFQNALVKSNQVFGGFKEQMEKMSKKIQKLEKESLSWKKRWETSQTALLDMCGERQASEEKAVAANRHLHHMQGLCRTLQAERTVLLTTLKENNIERPPLPTPAPTPPVPPPAQTASDAKVDAMAANCAQLRQSLAHLQTQLNTLTNKEEKEESPKPETKKKSKSKKKDKAQKAAENTETVTNEQKSEENIENVKNEESIVLDTATPENVESVDEIKAEENDEIQNIETRDSPDEKIDSKTMESLIQAINMANINLCDLEVVSDEIKGETQNPELSNDIHESTNGDVNAICEKSCELPQEPKNDSNIDLKTENIIQNQ, from the exons ATGGAAGCTACAGACGAATTAAGTAAAGAAAATAGTGAACCTgctgtaaaagaaaataatgtggaa CAAAAACTTATACCACCTCAGGATCCTCcaaaaaaatcgaaaaaagGCGACCGCCTTAACCAGGATGATAAAAATATGGAGCAACTCATGAAATCTCTGAATTCCATCCCTACAATTGAAGAAAAGTTAGCCTTTGtctgcaaaaaatatattcaaggaGCAGatgaaaatagaaaaatgcagttctatattaaacaatctgATAAACGGTATGCATTGCTGGTTAAGGAGAAGGATCAGCTACAACATGAGTATAACAAGACAATATTAGTTAAATCAAAACTAGAAAATCTTTGTAGAGagttacaaaaacataataaagcTATCAAA gaGGAGTCACTTTTAAAGATTCGTGAAGAAGAAGAACGCCGCAAGGAGACTCAGGCAAAGTTTCAAAACACATTATCAGAGATAACAGCATTATTGCAAcagaataatgaaaaaaatgctAAACTTAGAGATGACAATATTAGTATGACTGAGAAATTTAAAAGTGTTGTGCAGCAATACCAATTAAGGGAACAACAG gtaGATAAAATGGCAAAACAGATGGCATTAGAATCTCAATTATCAGATGCAAAACTTCAAAAGTCTGCACTGGAACATCAAGCAGAGAAAGAGCGCTTACTTGCTGAAGCAGAACATATGAAAGTTACATTAGCCCAATATAGAGCCAAGATTATGGAGCTCCAGGGAACTGAAACTGCACTAAAGGGTCAATTAGCAGTGTACACAGATAAATATGATGAGTTCCAAAATGCACTTGTTAAAAGTAATCAAGTGTTTGGTGGTTTTAAGGAGCAGATGGAAAAG ATGTCCAAGAAGATTCAAAAATTAGAGAAGGAGTCTTTGTCATGGAAGAAACGCTGGGAGACATCACAGACAGCTCTCTTGGATATGTGTGGTGAACGACAAGCAAGCGAAGAAAAAGCAGTGGCAGCCAACAGACATTTGCATCATATGCAGGGATTATGTAGAACTCTGCAG GCGGAACGCACAGTATTGTTGACTACGCTGAAGGAGAATAACATTGAACGGCCACCCTTGCCTACACCCGCGCCAACACCGCCCGTACCACCGCCGGCGCAAACTGCAAGTGATGCAAAG GTTGATGCCATGGCAGCTAACTGTGCCCAATTAAGACAAAGTCTTGCGCACCTGCAAACCCAACTAAACAcattaacaaacaaagaagAGAAGGAAGAATCACCTAAACCGGAAACCAAAAAGAAATCAAAGTCGAAAAAGAAAGACAAAGCTCAAAAGGCAGCTGAAAATACGGAAACAGTAACAAATGAACAGAAATCAGAGgaaaacattgaaaatgtAAAGAATGAAGAATCAATAGTATTAGACACTGCGACACCAGAAAATGTAGAATCAGTAGACGAAATAAAAGCTGAGGAAAATGATGAAATccaaaatattgaaacaagAGATAGCCCTGATGAAAAAATTGATAGTAAAACAATGGAAAGTCTTATACAAGCTATTAATAtggcaaatattaatttgtgtgACTTAGAAGTTGTCAGTGACGAAATCAAAGGAGAAACACAAAATCCGGAACTGAGTAATGATATTCATGAAAGTACTAATGGCGATGTTAATGCAATTTGTGAAAAATCGTGTGAATTACCTCAAGAGCCAAAAAATGATAGTAATATCGATCTGAAAACTGAGAATATAATCCAAAACCAATAA
- the LOC123720859 gene encoding uncharacterized abhydrolase domain-containing protein DDB_G0269086-like has translation MAFKRVLFLICAITLTSAAPANRDTKRAEYDYEYENSNQAQQPAESNHYDAYIQEVKAAAGDSSKKGFSRGSGLRTIAIGSANQAKTALGNQQAAAYQAAYVAKNTLAQSASQSSATAQAALAGKQVILAGLEQQVRDAKVGLQGEEMQLQQAKRAAQSAAQAAQQAMHQVNVIQAALNAAQATSENANEAASQAAGELGAQTAMVGAARQRLQTLQEQLKGVRIDFEATQAAARKAQAAAQQAQANAAEAAAKAAAAGLGQKDSSHEGTSSEEYRAPETQEYYQTEYQHQ, from the exons ATGGCGTTTAAGAGAGTATTGTTTCTTATAT GTGCCATCACCCTTACATCAGCAGCCCCTGCAAACCGTGATACTAAGAGAGCAGAATACGATTATGAATATGAAAATTCAAATCAAGCCCAGCAACCGGCTGAGTCAAACCACTACGATGCCTACATACAAGAAGTTAAAGCCGCCGCCGGTGATTCAAGCAAAAAAGGCTTCAGCCGAGGCTCTGGCTTAAGAACAATCGCTATTGGCTCCGCTAATCAAGCGAAAACTGCGCTGGGGAATCAGCAAGCCGCTGCATACCAAGCTGCGTATGTTGCTAAGAACACACTAGCTCAATCAGCTTCACAATCCAGTGCAACGGCCCAAGCAGCGCTTGCGGGAAAACAAGTGATCCTTGCAGGGCTGGAACAGCAAGTGAGAGATGCGAAGGTTGGGCTGCAAGGAGAAGAAATGCAGCTGCAGCAGGCGAAAAGAGCAGCACAATCTGCAGCGCAGGCGGCTCAACAAGCTATGCATCAG gTTAACGTGATCCAAGCGGCTCTGAACGCTGCGCAAGCGACATCGGAGAACGCGAACGAAGCCGCGTCACAGGCAGCGGGAGAACTCGGCGCTCAAACTGCCATGGTGGGGGCTGCGAGACAAAGACTACAGACACTGCAGGAACAACTCAAGGGTGTCAGGATTGACTTCGAGGCTACTCAGGCCGCTGCTAGGAAAGCACag GCTGCAGCACAGCAAGCTCAAGCGAACGCAGCAGAAGCTGCAGCTAAGGCGGCAGCGGCAGGGCTCGGGCAGAAAGACTCCTCACATGAAGGTACGAGCAGTGAAGAGTATAGGGCTCCGGAAACCCAGGAGTACTACCAGACGGAATACCAGCACCAGTAG